The following coding sequences are from one Plasmodium knowlesi strain H genome assembly, chromosome: 9 window:
- a CDS encoding coatomer subunit delta, putative: protein MTVLSAVISTKSKILVSRQFQNISKYDLDSLTIPFHNLIERERSDHTYIETDKVRYVYQPLDSIYIFLITNINSNIIEDLEIIKVLSQIIQDLCQGNINESTILKKCFTIIFYIDELIKNGVREIVNSNQIKTYIEMESHEEKLQTIIRENKEKEEKERRKFIASKLEKNRQKQGKAGSNSFLSNDIITNADYNNNMGFNSNMGFNTNMGYNSNMGYNTNMMDHFLYKTEEPSSDIILDESFNAYRGMQIATKKEQVKILNVVDNNKMLNKPNINVNALFDKPINIVITENIICTLSSEGTLCDLDIQGTFNMQINNHKYSKVIIELDNEYSDKAKIHPILDKSKYNSNVLELKDKGKNFRVNTTYPLLKWKINHLNDSYIPLNISCWPCEDNESTLLNLEIENKRKNPDDVIYDLNVNLMCPSSSKPQIMSKDKGIIEHDGILLAWKVDALKSNQNCQIEISIQSKPESVFPFSVEAKSNILAHKLNVLKIFDEDTHEDIEYEIKKNITYLFTINK from the coding sequence ATGACTGTATTAAGCGCGGTCATAAGCACAAAGAGCAAAATTTTGGTTTCGCGGCAGTTCCAGAACATAAGCAAATATGACTTGGATTCTCTGACCATTCCGTTTCACAATCTAATAGAACGGGAGAGGAGCGAccacacatatatagaaaCGGACAAAGTGAGATATGTGTACCAGCCTCTGGATAGCATTTATATATTCCTAATAACGAACATAAATTCTAACATTATAGAGGATTTGGAAATAATTAAGGTGCTTAGTCAGATAATTCAAGACCTATGCCAGGGCAACATCAATGAAAGtaccattttgaagaaatgcTTTACCATTATATTTTACATCGATGagttgataaaaaatggagtgcGCGAAATAGTAAACAGTAATCAAATAAAAACGTACATTGAAATGGAATCACATGAAGAGAAATTACAGACCATAATTAGGGAgaataaggagaaggaggaaaaagagagaaggaaatttaTTGCTTCCAAGTTGGAAAAGAATAGACAAAAACAGGGCAAAGCTGGTAGTAACAGTTTTCTCTCCAATGACATCATCACAAATGCGGATTACAACAATAACATGGGTTTTAACAGTAACATGGGTTTTAACACCAATATGGGTTATAACAGTAACATGGGTTATAACACGAACATGATGGACCACTTTCTATACAAAACGGAGGAGCCCAGTAGTGATATTATCCTAGATGAAAGCTTCAATGCATATAGAGGAATGCAAATCGCTACGAAAAAGGAGCAAGTGAAAATCCTAAACGTAGTAGACAATAATAAAATGCTGAACAAGCCAAACATAAATGTAAATGCCCTCTTTGATAAGCCTATCAATATAGTTATAActgaaaatattatatgtacactAAGTTCAGAAGGAACTCTGTGCGATTTAGACATCCAAGGAACTTTTAACATGCAAATAAATAATCACAAGTATTCCAAAGTTATCATAGAATTGGATAATGAGTATTCTGATAAAGCCAAGATACACCCCATATTAGACAAAAGCAAATATAATTCTAATGTACTAGAATTAAAagataaagggaaaaattttaGAGTAAATACAACTTATCCTTTACTcaagtggaaaataaatcACCTGAATGATTCGTATATACCACTTAACATTAGTTGCTGGCCATGTGAAGACAATGAAAGTACTCTCCTAAATTtagaaattgaaaataaaagaaaaaacccTGATGATGTGATATACGACTTGAACGTGAATTTAATGTGTCCCTCTTCTAGTAAGCCACAAATTATGAGCAAGGACAAAGGAATTATCGAACATGATGGTATTCTGCTGGCCTGGAAGGTAGATGCTCTAAAGAGCAACCAGAATTGTCAAATTGAAATTTCCATTCAATCAAAACCTGAGAgcgttttccccttctctgTTGAGGCCAAATCAAACATACTGGCGCACAAATTGAACGTCTTGAAGATCTTTGACGAGGATACACACGAAGATATCGAGTATGAAATTAAGAAGAATATTACTTACCTCTTCACCATCAACAAGTAG